The following proteins are encoded in a genomic region of Stutzerimonas balearica DSM 6083:
- a CDS encoding ammonium transporter: protein MTLRKFAGLGALLSLLSPSLALAQEATLDSGDTAWMLTATALVLFMTIPGLALFYSGMVRSKNVLSVMMQCFAITGLMSILWMVYGYSLAFDTTGMEAGVTNFSSFVGGLERAFLSGLTVDSLVGAFPESVFITFQMTFAIITPALIVGAFAERMKFSAMLVFMTVWFTLVYAPIAHMVWAGDGGLMWDWGVLDFAGGTVVHINAGIAGLVACLVLGKRKGYPTTPMAPHNLGYTLTGAAMLWIGWFGFNAGSAVAANGTAGMAMLVTQIATAAAALAWMFAEWMTHGKPSALGIASGVVAGLVAITPAAGTAGPMGALVIGLASGVICFFCATSLKRKLGYDDSLDAFGVHGVGGIVGAILTGAFAAPALGGFGEVENIGLQLWIQFKGVLFTVVYTAIVTFVILKVIDVVMGLRVNEEQESVGLDLSLHNERGYNL, encoded by the coding sequence ATGACTCTGCGTAAATTCGCAGGGCTAGGCGCCCTTTTGTCTCTGTTAAGCCCGAGCCTGGCCCTGGCGCAGGAGGCGACGCTCGATTCAGGCGACACGGCCTGGATGCTCACCGCCACCGCGCTGGTGCTGTTCATGACCATTCCCGGCCTGGCGTTGTTCTATAGCGGCATGGTCCGTTCGAAGAACGTGCTGTCGGTGATGATGCAGTGCTTCGCCATCACCGGCCTGATGAGCATCCTCTGGATGGTCTACGGCTACAGCCTGGCCTTCGACACCACCGGCATGGAAGCGGGCGTGACCAACTTCAGCTCCTTTGTCGGTGGGCTGGAGCGCGCCTTTCTCAGCGGCCTGACCGTCGACAGCCTGGTCGGCGCCTTCCCGGAAAGCGTGTTCATCACCTTCCAGATGACCTTCGCCATCATCACCCCGGCACTCATCGTCGGCGCCTTCGCCGAACGCATGAAATTCTCCGCGATGCTGGTGTTCATGACCGTATGGTTCACCCTCGTCTATGCGCCGATCGCGCACATGGTCTGGGCCGGTGACGGCGGCCTGATGTGGGACTGGGGCGTGCTGGACTTCGCCGGCGGCACCGTGGTGCACATCAATGCGGGCATCGCCGGCCTGGTGGCCTGCCTGGTGCTGGGCAAGCGCAAGGGTTACCCGACCACGCCGATGGCACCGCACAACCTGGGCTACACGCTGACCGGCGCCGCCATGCTGTGGATCGGCTGGTTCGGCTTCAACGCCGGTTCCGCAGTCGCCGCCAACGGCACTGCCGGGATGGCCATGCTGGTGACCCAGATCGCCACTGCCGCCGCCGCGCTGGCCTGGATGTTCGCCGAGTGGATGACGCACGGCAAACCCAGCGCACTGGGCATCGCTTCCGGCGTGGTTGCCGGTCTGGTGGCGATCACGCCGGCTGCCGGTACTGCCGGCCCGATGGGCGCGCTGGTGATCGGCCTGGCATCCGGGGTGATCTGCTTCTTCTGTGCCACCAGCCTCAAGCGCAAGCTCGGCTACGACGACTCGCTGGACGCCTTCGGCGTGCATGGCGTGGGTGGCATCGTCGGCGCGATCCTGACCGGGGCCTTCGCCGCGCCGGCGCTCGGTGGCTTCGGCGAGGTCGAGAACATCGGCCTGCAGTTGTGGATCCAGTTCAAGGGCGTGCTCTTCACCGTGGTCTACACCGCCATCGTCACCTTCGTGATCCTCAAGGTCATCGACGTGGTCA